One window of the Oncorhynchus mykiss isolate Arlee chromosome 5, USDA_OmykA_1.1, whole genome shotgun sequence genome contains the following:
- the LOC110523265 gene encoding protein SET isoform X1 translates to MAASSAKVVRKENSNHDGADETSGKKWRPPIQQKEQQEAIEHIDEVQNEIDRLNEQASEEILKVEQKYNKLRQPFFQKRSDLIAKIPNFWVTTFVNHPQVSALLGEEDEEALHYLTRVEVTEFEDIKSGYRIDFYFDENPYFENKILSKEFHLNESGDPSSKSTEIKWKAGKDLTKRAGQTPNKAGKKRQHEEPESFFTWFTDHSDAGADELGEVVKDDIWPNPLQYYLVPDMDDEEGEGEEDEEEGLEDIDEEGDEDEGEEDDDEEGEGEDDGEDD, encoded by the exons ATGGCAGCCTCGTCGGCGAAAGTCGTTAGAAAGGAAAACTCTAATCATGATGGAGCGGACGAGACCTCCGGTAAGAAATGGCGGCCTCCTATACAAC AAAAAGAGCAACAAGAAGCTATTGAACACATTGACGAAGTACAAAATGAAATTGACAG ATTGAATGAACAGGCCAGTGAGGAGATTTTAAAAGTAGAGCAGAAGTACAATAAGTTACGCCAGCCATTCTTCCAGAAGCGGTCAGACCTCATAGCTAAAATCCCCAACTTCTGGGTCACTACATTTGTTAACCACCCACAAG TTTCAGCCCTTCTTggtgaagaggatgaggaggcacTTCATTACCTTACCAGAGTGGAGGTGACTGAGTTTGAGGACATCAAGTCGGGTTACAGAATAGATTTT TACTTTGATGAGAACCCGTACTTTGAGAACAAAATCCTCTCCAAAGAGTTTCACTTGAATGAAAGTGGGGACCCATCTTCAAAGTCAACTGAAATCAAATGGAAGGCTGGAAAG GACCTGACAAAGCGTGCCGGCCAAACGCCGAACAAGGCTGGCAAGAAGAGGCAACATGAAGAACCAGAGAGCTTCTTCACCTGGTTCACAGATCACTCTGACGCTGGGGCAGACGAACTAGGAGAGGTCGTTAAGGATGACATCTGGCCAAACCCATTGCAGTATTACCTG GTCCCTGACATGGATGATGAGGAAGGGGAAggtgaggaagatgaggaagagggctTGGAGGACATCGATGAGGAAGGGGATgaggatgaaggagaggaagatgacgatgaggaaggagaaggagag GATGACGGCGAGGATGATTAA
- the LOC110523265 gene encoding protein SET isoform X3 gives MAASSAKVVRKENSNHDGADETSEKEQQEAIEHIDEVQNEIDRLNEQASEEILKVEQKYNKLRQPFFQKRSDLIAKIPNFWVTTFVNHPQVSALLGEEDEEALHYLTRVEVTEFEDIKSGYRIDFYFDENPYFENKILSKEFHLNESGDPSSKSTEIKWKAGKDLTKRAGQTPNKAGKKRQHEEPESFFTWFTDHSDAGADELGEVVKDDIWPNPLQYYLVPDMDDEEGEGEEDEEEGLEDIDEEGDEDEGEEDDDEEGEGEDDGEDD, from the exons ATGGCAGCCTCGTCGGCGAAAGTCGTTAGAAAGGAAAACTCTAATCATGATGGAGCGGACGAGACCTCCG AAAAAGAGCAACAAGAAGCTATTGAACACATTGACGAAGTACAAAATGAAATTGACAG ATTGAATGAACAGGCCAGTGAGGAGATTTTAAAAGTAGAGCAGAAGTACAATAAGTTACGCCAGCCATTCTTCCAGAAGCGGTCAGACCTCATAGCTAAAATCCCCAACTTCTGGGTCACTACATTTGTTAACCACCCACAAG TTTCAGCCCTTCTTggtgaagaggatgaggaggcacTTCATTACCTTACCAGAGTGGAGGTGACTGAGTTTGAGGACATCAAGTCGGGTTACAGAATAGATTTT TACTTTGATGAGAACCCGTACTTTGAGAACAAAATCCTCTCCAAAGAGTTTCACTTGAATGAAAGTGGGGACCCATCTTCAAAGTCAACTGAAATCAAATGGAAGGCTGGAAAG GACCTGACAAAGCGTGCCGGCCAAACGCCGAACAAGGCTGGCAAGAAGAGGCAACATGAAGAACCAGAGAGCTTCTTCACCTGGTTCACAGATCACTCTGACGCTGGGGCAGACGAACTAGGAGAGGTCGTTAAGGATGACATCTGGCCAAACCCATTGCAGTATTACCTG GTCCCTGACATGGATGATGAGGAAGGGGAAggtgaggaagatgaggaagagggctTGGAGGACATCGATGAGGAAGGGGATgaggatgaaggagaggaagatgacgatgaggaaggagaaggagag GATGACGGCGAGGATGATTAA
- the uap1l1 gene encoding UDP-N-acetylhexosamine pyrophosphorylase-like protein 1, which produces MLSFEEIKSSLEHAGQSHVLQFWSELSGDDKNTFLVELSQLDLNELREHCERAAESAKAYHSATAADQQIEPVSSEFIGSIRKSDHTALTGWENEGFFQISQNRVAVLLLAGGQGTRLGVSYPKGMYNVGLPSSKTLYQIQAERICKIQELANAKHGSKCTVPWYIMTSEFTLDPTKKFFQENKYFGLDPSDVVMFEQRMIPAVTFDGKVILQDKGKIAMAPDGNGGLYRALVDNKVLENMEERGVEYLHVYCVDNILVKMADPIFIGFCVSKGADCGAKVVEKAYPAEPVGVVCKVKGVYQVVEYSELRPETAEQRDPGGELVYSAGNICNHFFTRPFLNEVAQKFQGKLKQHVALKKVPFVDREGNLVKPTKPNGIKMEKFVFDVFQFSRKFVAFEVLREEEFSPLKNADGAPLDTPTTARQSLLAQHYRWAMAAGASFLDAQGKSLPPRPRVTRDEYLPAVCEISPLVSFFGEGLEQLLGQKVLTTPFLLDENRAKELLQAQ; this is translated from the exons ATGCTTTCATTTGAGGAAATAAAATCTTCTTTAGAACATGCAGGACAGTCTCACGTTCTGCAATTTTGGTCTGAACTTTCTGGGGatgacaaaaacacatttctgGTTGAGTTGTCTCAGTTGGATTTAAATGAATTGCGCGAGCACTGTGAACGGGCGGCGGAGTCTGCTAAAGCTTATCATTCCGCAACAGCCGCGGACCAGCAAATTGAGCCAGTATCTTCAGAATTCATCGGGAGCATTCGGAAGAGTGATCACACCGCCTTAACTGGCTGGGAAAATGAAG GGTTTTTTCAAATTTCCCAGAACAGAGTGGCTGTGCTGCTGTTGGCTGGTGGCCAGGGGACCCGTCTTGGGGTTTCATACCCCAAAGGGATGTACAATGTGGGTCTCCCGAGCAGCAAAACTCTGTATCAAATCCAGGCAGAGCGCATCTGCAAAATACAGGAGCTGGCGAATGCAAAGCATGGATCAAAGTGCACAGTACCATG GTACATCATGACCAGTGAGTTTACCCTGGATCCTACCAAGAAGTTCTTCCAGGAGAATAAATACTTTGGTCTGGATCCCTCTGACGTGGTCATGTTCGAGCAAAGGATGATCCCTGCTGTGACCTTTGATGGAAAAGTCATCCTACAGGACAAAGGGAAGATAGCTATGGCCCCAG ATGGAAATGGTGGCCTGTACCGAGCACTGGTGGATAACAAGGTACTTGAGAacatggaggagaggggtgtggaGTACCTCCACGTCTACTGTGTAGACAACATCCTGGTCAAAATGGCCGACCCTATCTTCATTGGTTTCTGTGTGAGTAAAGGAGCAGACTGCGGTGCCAAG GTAGTTGAGAAGGCGTACCCAGCGGAGCCGGTAGGCGTGGTATGCAAGGTGAAGGGGGTGTACCAGGTGGTGGAGTACAGCGAGCTCCGCCCAGAGACGGCCGAGCAGCGAGACCCAGGAGGAGAGCTGGTGTACAGCGCAGGAAACATCTGCAACCACTTCTTCACTCGGCCCTTCCTCAACGAAGTGGCACA GAAGTTTCAGGGGAAGCTGAAGCAGCACGTGGCGCTTAAGAAAGTCCCTTTTGTGGACAGGGAAGGAAACCTGGTGAAACCCACCAAGCCCAATGGGATCAAAATGGAGAAGTTTGTTTTTGATGTCTTTCAGTTTTCAAG GAAATTTGTGGCATTTGAGGTTCTGAGAGAGGAAGAATTCTCGCCATTGAAAAATGCTGATGGGGCACCTCTGGACACTCCTACCACAGCCAGACAATCCTTACTGGCACAGCACTACCGCTGGGCGATGGCTGCGGGAGCCAGCTTCCTGGATGCCCAAGGGAAATCCCTACCTCCTAGACCCAG GGTGACACGGGATGAATACCTACCAGCTGTCTGTGAGATCTCCCCGCTGGTGTCTTTCTTCGGAGAG GGTTTGGAGCAGCTGCTGGGACAGAAGGTCCTGACGACCCCCTTCCTTCTGGACGAGAACAGGGCAAAAGAACTCCTCCAGGCCCAGTAG
- the LOC110523265 gene encoding protein SET isoform X2 — protein MAASSAKVVRKENSNHDGADETSGKKWRPPIQQKEQQEAIEHIDEVQNEIDRLNEQASEEILKVEQKYNKLRQPFFQKRSDLIAKIPNFWVTTFVNHPQVSALLGEEDEEALHYLTRVEVTEFEDIKSGYRIDFYFDENPYFENKILSKEFHLNESGDPSSKSTEIKWKAGKDLTKRAGQTPNKAGKKRQHEEPESFFTWFTDHSDAGADELGEVVKDDIWPNPLQYYLVPDMDDEEGEGEEDEEEGLEDIDEEGDEDEGEEDDDEEGEDDGEDD, from the exons ATGGCAGCCTCGTCGGCGAAAGTCGTTAGAAAGGAAAACTCTAATCATGATGGAGCGGACGAGACCTCCGGTAAGAAATGGCGGCCTCCTATACAAC AAAAAGAGCAACAAGAAGCTATTGAACACATTGACGAAGTACAAAATGAAATTGACAG ATTGAATGAACAGGCCAGTGAGGAGATTTTAAAAGTAGAGCAGAAGTACAATAAGTTACGCCAGCCATTCTTCCAGAAGCGGTCAGACCTCATAGCTAAAATCCCCAACTTCTGGGTCACTACATTTGTTAACCACCCACAAG TTTCAGCCCTTCTTggtgaagaggatgaggaggcacTTCATTACCTTACCAGAGTGGAGGTGACTGAGTTTGAGGACATCAAGTCGGGTTACAGAATAGATTTT TACTTTGATGAGAACCCGTACTTTGAGAACAAAATCCTCTCCAAAGAGTTTCACTTGAATGAAAGTGGGGACCCATCTTCAAAGTCAACTGAAATCAAATGGAAGGCTGGAAAG GACCTGACAAAGCGTGCCGGCCAAACGCCGAACAAGGCTGGCAAGAAGAGGCAACATGAAGAACCAGAGAGCTTCTTCACCTGGTTCACAGATCACTCTGACGCTGGGGCAGACGAACTAGGAGAGGTCGTTAAGGATGACATCTGGCCAAACCCATTGCAGTATTACCTG GTCCCTGACATGGATGATGAGGAAGGGGAAggtgaggaagatgaggaagagggctTGGAGGACATCGATGAGGAAGGGGATgaggatgaaggagaggaagatgacgatgaggaaggag AGGATGACGGCGAGGATGATTAA
- the dync2i2 gene encoding WD repeat-containing protein 34 isoform X3: protein MVLKELASNAKSHAFDGFDVNWEDQNETVSCIHCLQHPSAQEKGLQVTSISWSCTGSVIACAFGRVDDGDWSTEKSCVCTWNLDRRGLNPKRPDMIIDVARPVMSLSFHPSQPSLIAGGLYSGEVVVWDTNRTQDLILAQTGMSTDTHREPVYQVAWVPGPRRGEMVVLSAGSGGRVLLWTVDSDEGRLVLSAGFALIRQQVPHNSALSKNRGSSNVGVTSLALSPWDLDTFLVGSESGLVLKCSFSAQTLAAAPPDGESVTLRAPAQFSFSPRGGPVHSLHCSPFHRNLFVSVGTDGLAHLHSLLQPDPLLSLRVSDSYVFGVRWSPTRPLLFAAATGQGLVQIFDLGRKSLRPAATLDQLTGGQPVYCLEFNPRRKDLLAVGNADGSVNIWHLSTELTEQGPRETAKLEQLANEVAE, encoded by the exons ATGGTTCTCAAGGAGTTGGCCAGCAACGCCAAGAGTCATGCGTTTGATGGGTTCGATGTGAATTGGGAGGATCAGAACGAAACG GTTTCATGCATACATTGTCTCCAGCACCCCAGTGCCCAGGAGAAGGGTCTTCAAGTTACCAGTATATCCTGGAGTTGCACAGGTTCAGTAATCGCCTGCGCCTTCGGTCG TGTTGATGACGGAGACTGGAGCACAGAGAAGTCCTGTGTGTGCACTTGGAACCTGGACCGCAGAGGCCTGAACCCCAAACGACCAGACATGATCATAGATGTGGCCAGGCCAGTCATGTCTCTGTCCTTCCAcccctctcaaccctctctcaTAGCTG GGGGTCTTTACAGTGGAGAGGTAGTGGTCTGGGACACAAACAGGACACAGGACCTAATTTTGGCGCAGACAGGAATGTCGACCGACACTCACCGAGAGCCAGTCTACCAG GTAGCCTGGGTCCCTGGACCAAGGCGAGGGGAGATGGTGGTGCTGAGTGCTGGTTCTGGGGGCAGGGTGCTGCTGTGGACAGTGGACTCAGACGAGGGGAGGCTGGTGCTCAGTGCCGGCTTTGCCCTCATCAGACAGCAGGTGCCTCACAACAGTGCACTGAGCAAG AACAGAGGGAGCAGCAATGTGGGGGTCACCTCCCTGGCCCTGTCCCCCTGGGACTTGGACACATTCCTGGTGGGCTCCGAAAGCGGCCTGGTCCTTAAGTGCTCTTTCTCAGCCCAGACGCTGGCAGCAGCACCTCCCGATGGAGAGAGTGTGACCTTGCGTGCCCCAGCCCAGTTCTCCTTCAGCCCCCGAGGAGGCCCTGTCCACTCCTTGCACTGCTCCCCTTTCCACAG GAACCTGTTTGTCAGTGTGGGGACCGACGGCCTGGCCCATCTTCACTCTCTGCTGCAGCCCGATCCGCTGCTCTCGCTGCGGGTGTCCGACTCATATGTGTTTGGGGTACGCTGGTCACCAACAAGGCCCCTCCTCTTTGCTGCAGCCACAGGACAAG GTCTGGTGCAGATATTTGATCTGGGCAGGAAGTCCCTGAGACCAGCAGCCACCCTAGACCAGCTGACGGGTGGCCAACCAGTCTACTGCCTGGAGTTCAACCCCAGACGGAAAGACCTCCTAGCGGTGGGCAACGCCGATGGCTCCGTCAACATCTGGCACCTGAGCACGGAGCTGACGGAACAGGGGCCCCGAGAGACTGCCAAGCTGGAGCAACTAGCTAATGAGGTGGCAGAGTGA
- the LOC110523265 gene encoding protein SET isoform X4, translating to MLHSRGKEKEQQEAIEHIDEVQNEIDRLNEQASEEILKVEQKYNKLRQPFFQKRSDLIAKIPNFWVTTFVNHPQVSALLGEEDEEALHYLTRVEVTEFEDIKSGYRIDFYFDENPYFENKILSKEFHLNESGDPSSKSTEIKWKAGKDLTKRAGQTPNKAGKKRQHEEPESFFTWFTDHSDAGADELGEVVKDDIWPNPLQYYLVPDMDDEEGEGEEDEEEGLEDIDEEGDEDEGEEDDDEEGEGEDDGEDD from the exons ATGTTACACAGCCGTGGTAAAG AAAAAGAGCAACAAGAAGCTATTGAACACATTGACGAAGTACAAAATGAAATTGACAG ATTGAATGAACAGGCCAGTGAGGAGATTTTAAAAGTAGAGCAGAAGTACAATAAGTTACGCCAGCCATTCTTCCAGAAGCGGTCAGACCTCATAGCTAAAATCCCCAACTTCTGGGTCACTACATTTGTTAACCACCCACAAG TTTCAGCCCTTCTTggtgaagaggatgaggaggcacTTCATTACCTTACCAGAGTGGAGGTGACTGAGTTTGAGGACATCAAGTCGGGTTACAGAATAGATTTT TACTTTGATGAGAACCCGTACTTTGAGAACAAAATCCTCTCCAAAGAGTTTCACTTGAATGAAAGTGGGGACCCATCTTCAAAGTCAACTGAAATCAAATGGAAGGCTGGAAAG GACCTGACAAAGCGTGCCGGCCAAACGCCGAACAAGGCTGGCAAGAAGAGGCAACATGAAGAACCAGAGAGCTTCTTCACCTGGTTCACAGATCACTCTGACGCTGGGGCAGACGAACTAGGAGAGGTCGTTAAGGATGACATCTGGCCAAACCCATTGCAGTATTACCTG GTCCCTGACATGGATGATGAGGAAGGGGAAggtgaggaagatgaggaagagggctTGGAGGACATCGATGAGGAAGGGGATgaggatgaaggagaggaagatgacgatgaggaaggagaaggagag GATGACGGCGAGGATGATTAA
- the dync2i2 gene encoding WD repeat-containing protein 34 isoform X2, whose protein sequence is MFTDESLDALGVESLWRKSQQFAQESRGCQTRPVHTAEAEIQPLLNADNGTQTDPQDHLIYQLPPKGELRPESPGLRDFLHRVEDMVLKELASNAKSHAFDGFDVNWEDQNETVSCIHCLQHPSAQEKGLQVTSISWSCTGSVIACAFGRVDDGDWSTEKSCVCTWNLDRRGLNPKRPDMIIDVARPVMSLSFHPSQPSLIAGGLYSGEVVVWDTNRTQDLILAQTGMSTDTHREPVYQVAWVPGPRRGEMVVLSAGSGGRVLLWTVDSDEGRLVLSAGFALIRQQVPHNSALSKNRGSSNVGVTSLALSPWDLDTFLVGSESGLVLKCSFSAQTLAAAPPDGESVTLRAPAQFSFSPRGGPVHSLHCSPFHRNLFVSVGTDGLAHLHSLLQPDPLLSLRVSDSYVFGVRWSPTRPLLFAAATGQGLVQIFDLGRKSLRPAATLDQLTGGQPVYCLEFNPRRKDLLAVGNADGSVNIWHLSTELTEQGPRETAKLEQLANEVAE, encoded by the exons ATGTTCACTGATGAAAGTTTGGATGCCTTGGGCGTTGAGTCGCTGTGGAGGAAATCGCAACAGTTTGCACAGGAATCG AGAGGTTGTCAAACCCGGCCCGTACACACAGCTGAGGCTGAAATACAGCCCCTGCTTAATGCAGATAATGGCACCCAGACGGATCCACAAGACCACCTCATATACCAACTCCCCCCTAAAGGTGAGCTCCGACCAGAGTCTCCCGGGCTGAGGGACTTCCTGCATCGAGTGGAGGACATGGTTCTCAAGGAGTTGGCCAGCAACGCCAAGAGTCATGCGTTTGATGGGTTCGATGTGAATTGGGAGGATCAGAACGAAACG GTTTCATGCATACATTGTCTCCAGCACCCCAGTGCCCAGGAGAAGGGTCTTCAAGTTACCAGTATATCCTGGAGTTGCACAGGTTCAGTAATCGCCTGCGCCTTCGGTCG TGTTGATGACGGAGACTGGAGCACAGAGAAGTCCTGTGTGTGCACTTGGAACCTGGACCGCAGAGGCCTGAACCCCAAACGACCAGACATGATCATAGATGTGGCCAGGCCAGTCATGTCTCTGTCCTTCCAcccctctcaaccctctctcaTAGCTG GGGGTCTTTACAGTGGAGAGGTAGTGGTCTGGGACACAAACAGGACACAGGACCTAATTTTGGCGCAGACAGGAATGTCGACCGACACTCACCGAGAGCCAGTCTACCAG GTAGCCTGGGTCCCTGGACCAAGGCGAGGGGAGATGGTGGTGCTGAGTGCTGGTTCTGGGGGCAGGGTGCTGCTGTGGACAGTGGACTCAGACGAGGGGAGGCTGGTGCTCAGTGCCGGCTTTGCCCTCATCAGACAGCAGGTGCCTCACAACAGTGCACTGAGCAAG AACAGAGGGAGCAGCAATGTGGGGGTCACCTCCCTGGCCCTGTCCCCCTGGGACTTGGACACATTCCTGGTGGGCTCCGAAAGCGGCCTGGTCCTTAAGTGCTCTTTCTCAGCCCAGACGCTGGCAGCAGCACCTCCCGATGGAGAGAGTGTGACCTTGCGTGCCCCAGCCCAGTTCTCCTTCAGCCCCCGAGGAGGCCCTGTCCACTCCTTGCACTGCTCCCCTTTCCACAG GAACCTGTTTGTCAGTGTGGGGACCGACGGCCTGGCCCATCTTCACTCTCTGCTGCAGCCCGATCCGCTGCTCTCGCTGCGGGTGTCCGACTCATATGTGTTTGGGGTACGCTGGTCACCAACAAGGCCCCTCCTCTTTGCTGCAGCCACAGGACAAG GTCTGGTGCAGATATTTGATCTGGGCAGGAAGTCCCTGAGACCAGCAGCCACCCTAGACCAGCTGACGGGTGGCCAACCAGTCTACTGCCTGGAGTTCAACCCCAGACGGAAAGACCTCCTAGCGGTGGGCAACGCCGATGGCTCCGTCAACATCTGGCACCTGAGCACGGAGCTGACGGAACAGGGGCCCCGAGAGACTGCCAAGCTGGAGCAACTAGCTAATGAGGTGGCAGAGTGA
- the dync2i2 gene encoding WD repeat-containing protein 34 isoform X1, giving the protein MKVWMPWALSRCGGNRNSLHRNRLCLLAFQRGCQTRPVHTAEAEIQPLLNADNGTQTDPQDHLIYQLPPKGELRPESPGLRDFLHRVEDMVLKELASNAKSHAFDGFDVNWEDQNETVSCIHCLQHPSAQEKGLQVTSISWSCTGSVIACAFGRVDDGDWSTEKSCVCTWNLDRRGLNPKRPDMIIDVARPVMSLSFHPSQPSLIAGGLYSGEVVVWDTNRTQDLILAQTGMSTDTHREPVYQVAWVPGPRRGEMVVLSAGSGGRVLLWTVDSDEGRLVLSAGFALIRQQVPHNSALSKNRGSSNVGVTSLALSPWDLDTFLVGSESGLVLKCSFSAQTLAAAPPDGESVTLRAPAQFSFSPRGGPVHSLHCSPFHRNLFVSVGTDGLAHLHSLLQPDPLLSLRVSDSYVFGVRWSPTRPLLFAAATGQGLVQIFDLGRKSLRPAATLDQLTGGQPVYCLEFNPRRKDLLAVGNADGSVNIWHLSTELTEQGPRETAKLEQLANEVAE; this is encoded by the exons ATGAAAGTTTGGATGCCTTGGGCGTTGAGTCGCTGTGGAGGAAATCGCAACAGTTTGCACAGGAATCG GCTATGTCTGTTGGCTTTTCAGAGAGGTTGTCAAACCCGGCCCGTACACACAGCTGAGGCTGAAATACAGCCCCTGCTTAATGCAGATAATGGCACCCAGACGGATCCACAAGACCACCTCATATACCAACTCCCCCCTAAAGGTGAGCTCCGACCAGAGTCTCCCGGGCTGAGGGACTTCCTGCATCGAGTGGAGGACATGGTTCTCAAGGAGTTGGCCAGCAACGCCAAGAGTCATGCGTTTGATGGGTTCGATGTGAATTGGGAGGATCAGAACGAAACG GTTTCATGCATACATTGTCTCCAGCACCCCAGTGCCCAGGAGAAGGGTCTTCAAGTTACCAGTATATCCTGGAGTTGCACAGGTTCAGTAATCGCCTGCGCCTTCGGTCG TGTTGATGACGGAGACTGGAGCACAGAGAAGTCCTGTGTGTGCACTTGGAACCTGGACCGCAGAGGCCTGAACCCCAAACGACCAGACATGATCATAGATGTGGCCAGGCCAGTCATGTCTCTGTCCTTCCAcccctctcaaccctctctcaTAGCTG GGGGTCTTTACAGTGGAGAGGTAGTGGTCTGGGACACAAACAGGACACAGGACCTAATTTTGGCGCAGACAGGAATGTCGACCGACACTCACCGAGAGCCAGTCTACCAG GTAGCCTGGGTCCCTGGACCAAGGCGAGGGGAGATGGTGGTGCTGAGTGCTGGTTCTGGGGGCAGGGTGCTGCTGTGGACAGTGGACTCAGACGAGGGGAGGCTGGTGCTCAGTGCCGGCTTTGCCCTCATCAGACAGCAGGTGCCTCACAACAGTGCACTGAGCAAG AACAGAGGGAGCAGCAATGTGGGGGTCACCTCCCTGGCCCTGTCCCCCTGGGACTTGGACACATTCCTGGTGGGCTCCGAAAGCGGCCTGGTCCTTAAGTGCTCTTTCTCAGCCCAGACGCTGGCAGCAGCACCTCCCGATGGAGAGAGTGTGACCTTGCGTGCCCCAGCCCAGTTCTCCTTCAGCCCCCGAGGAGGCCCTGTCCACTCCTTGCACTGCTCCCCTTTCCACAG GAACCTGTTTGTCAGTGTGGGGACCGACGGCCTGGCCCATCTTCACTCTCTGCTGCAGCCCGATCCGCTGCTCTCGCTGCGGGTGTCCGACTCATATGTGTTTGGGGTACGCTGGTCACCAACAAGGCCCCTCCTCTTTGCTGCAGCCACAGGACAAG GTCTGGTGCAGATATTTGATCTGGGCAGGAAGTCCCTGAGACCAGCAGCCACCCTAGACCAGCTGACGGGTGGCCAACCAGTCTACTGCCTGGAGTTCAACCCCAGACGGAAAGACCTCCTAGCGGTGGGCAACGCCGATGGCTCCGTCAACATCTGGCACCTGAGCACGGAGCTGACGGAACAGGGGCCCCGAGAGACTGCCAAGCTGGAGCAACTAGCTAATGAGGTGGCAGAGTGA